The genomic region tataattaaaaaaatttaaagattttttttttgtgggtcatatattttatttgtttcatattttcattatttaaaatgTCAATTTCTTCTTATTTTTGTCATCATGTTCATGCCATTACAGATCAATCTTTGCTACCACTATGATTACAACTAGCATatctatatagaaatatatataaagaaagccAAGAGAGAGATATCGAGGCTTTCATTTATTATGGTCAAATTTTAACTTAAAATAAAACTTTGTAAATATTAAATGAAAGCCTCGATATCTCTTggctttctttatatatatttctatatatatatgctagtagcaTCTGTAGGGGCAAttggaaataaattaaattataaaatattaaataatttataagtacaatattttatgttatattaattatttaatttttgaatAACTTATAAAGCAaagaatttatattaaatgaattactgaaataattttaaaattagtaAGAGTTGTTATATGTTATTTAGATTTAACATTATGCTTTCATTTCGTTGAGGTTAATCATTTCAATTTATGTGGTCAGCTTGGTTTAGTATTAGGATTAAGAGAAAATTTGGTTCAAGTGCTAGGTATAAGGTtcgatttggtttagggttagggttagaactTGGTTTAGAGTTTAGTTAGTTTTcagttttttgaattttctttctagTGTCAGGCTTAGGTAGTCTGTAGGTTTTCAAAAAGCTTTAAtttaggttagggttcaatttggtatagTGTTCAAGTACGTTTAGAGGTACGCTTGAATTTTTTTTCGTGTAGCGTTAGATTTGATTTACTATTAcataatgttttgatttgatttaggGTTAGTGTTCAATTTGGTTTGGTTATATTCGGTCGTGTCAGGGTTAAGAATGTGTGTTTTGGTTTACGATTATGGTTAATAATAAATTTAGTTTGATATTGAATTAGGGTTGGGGTTATTACATTTTTTGGTTAAGGGTAATAGTTTAACTTGTTGTAGTGTGAGGGTTCAACTTGTTAAGGATTTAGGCTCAATTTGACCTTTACATCATTCAACTTTATCTAGTCTTCAATAAGGAAAGCGACTATTATTTGTATGAATAATTAAATTATATGTAAAGATGTATAATGGACAGTTTATATTATTGATATATCATTTAGAATCAAGTAGAAACTTTGTGTTGTAATTAAATTAATAACAATATACTATTGCATGGTAGTTATTTCATAAACAaatagaatgatagaaaatgaatcCAGATTACTACTTAATCCAATACACCATGCAAATTAAATGTTTATCACATGAAACAATGAATGTTTATGAAAAAGTATTACATGaatttatttctaaatctttcaatctactttcttcatcttttctctttgcaagttgttttccctttttcattttttcatagcgCTCATATGTGAACGGTGGCATTATTCTTAATCCTTGCAAAGACTTTACATGAGatatagctacaaatgtcattcCTGTTCTTTCAGTTGGTCCTATATCAATTGTGGCTTTTGCAAGCGTCAAACCTTGCGACTTGTGTATTGTTAATGCCCAAGCCAGTCTCAATGGTATTTGAACTGTAGAACCTCTTTGTCTTATACTGATGGAAACTGTTTCTGGATTGCGATCATCGAACAAAAATATAGAGTAGTTATCAAACTTAACCATTACATATGTTGGTGGTTCTGGTGGCATACTTCCAGGTTTGTATACAATCTTTTGAATATAACCTAATGCTCCATTTACAAGACCTGCTTCAATCCATAGATTAGAAGTTAGCATAACTCTTGCATTTTTGCTAATCAATAACTCCATATCGAGCTCATCATGAGAACTTCCTTTAGTCGCATTAACAGTTCCATGTTTTTTTGCAATGCTACGTGCAATAGGTTGTTTGAGAGAATATATTTTTTTCCTGTTATGATTTTGAACATTATCATTTGTGGAGAACAAATGAACATCATTGTCAAAGGCTTCATTGATTGTTGAACTCATATTACTACTTGTTCTTGACATGagcatcttccagtcatcaattgTAGGTTGTGCTTCTCTCAAGTTTGTCAATAGTTGAAGAAATTGAATCTATTCAACATCTTGTCCATCTTGTCTAAAAACTTTGTCTAAGGTAACCACAATTTTTAATTCCTACCATAGAATCTTTGCTCGTCTACTGCTCTCATATGTTGGTTTGTCTTTGACAAGAGGCAGTTGACCCAGGTCTCCAACTAAAATGATGGAAACACCTGAAAATAATATAGAAACATAATTGTAAATGTTATAtaatgaaaatatgaaaatatattatGTGGATATTACATTTTTTTACATTCTGAAATGCTTTTTATAATTCATGGCAATTACAAACATACCTGCAAATGTTAGATCAGAATTTTGTGGGAATGCTTGACGAAGATGGGAGTCGATGCTCTCAAGTAACTTCTctccaatgaagctcatttcatcaatcaatataTACTTCACATATGATAGTTCTTCTTGGAAAGTTGTTAGCCTTGTTCCTTCTAATTGAGAAAAATCTTGTATTGGAATTCTCAACTTGGAATGAATAGTCGATGCTCCTATGTTGAATGTTGCTACTCCAGTAGGTGCAAGCAATAGAAGGGGAGATTGATTAGGCATTGCTGAACTCTTAAGACTTTCACTAGTTGCACCAATCAAGTAAGACTTTCTTGTTCTTGTCGTTCCTTGAATTATCATATACAATGGCATCCTATTTTCATTCATATGGTAATGTGACATAATTATGTTCAATTATTTCTCTTGTTTCTCACTCAAGCTTGCATAATTGATATATTGTAGTATATCATCATGTATAATGCATCTATTCTCTCTCATTGTTTCTATGAAATTGATTGCCTGAGCTATGTATTCATCACTTTGATATTCGTTAGACCAATTTGTTTGTCTATCAATATCCCTtcttcccaacatatctatttcaAAGAGTTGCATTACATCACAATGATGTAGCCtagatatgattttcaattcatgCTCTATTGTGTTTTTTATAACGATGCCATCATCTTCAATCTCTGAATCAgtaatattttcattgttttctgtAGTTATTGTTCACTTCAAATGCCAAGGGGTATAATTGAGAGACTCCCAGTTTGATATTATGGTGTCATTGGTGTCACCTATATCTCTTTCGATGTCACGAAATGGCTTGTATAGTAACAATTCTAAGAAACAGAATTCAAGAAATTTTTCTGATCCACGTGAAGGAATGGATACAAACCTTGGAAACACTCTGACAATAGTTGCTCTTTCCCTAGCCTCCCATTTGTTATCTCTTCTTTTTCGAGGATTATAGATCCATGATCTTGCTACATCAATAAGTGTGATAGCTTCCATTGAGTATGGTTGTGTCCTATATCCATCAATGAATGATtttgtttgttcttcattgttatCTTCATCACTTACAGTAACGGGTTTGAATACTTCACGTGAAACATTGAGATTAACAAATCTTCTACTACATTCAACCAAGGGAAGTTCTAAGAGCATGTGGCATGTTTCTTGAGCTCCAACATCTCTTTCTATAATAGTTTCAGTCAAGAGCTTCCTATATGCCTTTGCTGCTAGATCAACTGGGTTTTCTATATTTGAAAGACATAACAACATTTGATGGTAGGTTTTTTAGCTCTTCTCTATTTTCGATGCGCACTTTGCAATGTACTTTATTACTGCATGTTTTGAGAGTACCAGTTTCCAATCTATATTATCTCTCCATAGTTGTAGTATGCCTTTGCTGTTAGGTCATACAGTAGTTACctgcaaaccattcttccttgtttCTTTCGTAGACATCCACCCTCTCTACACATTGTATGTCTTTGTACTAAGTTTATAATTTCTTCATAATCTTTATCAATATCTGTCTCGGCAAGTTGTCTTGTGTTTTCTAGACATGGGTGTTGTGCAAAGTTTTGGAATGCCTGCAATAGTAAATATGAACGCATTAGTTTGCTATGTAAAAAAAACTAAATTAGACATTTGATTACATAAGTTACGATTGAAACTCATTGTAATGATACCTGTACGTTTCGTTGATGAACATCTAATCTTGGATTCCATTCATGAACAATGCCATGGAAATATCTTTCAACAATCTTTATTTCTTGTTCATAcacattcaaaaaaatttaaaataatatatatataatagttaaaaaaaacaattaaataaaagaaataatataGTTTTCAACTTTTGGATTCCAGTTTTACACAACTTCCTATAATGTAAACCCTCCATTATCTATTACACTACTCATGGGTTTAATCATTGAATAGTATTTCCTTGACAACatgtaaaatataattaaaatctatCTCGAAGAGATGTTAAAAAAATACCTTACAAAGTAGAATCGTAGAATCTGAATTAAGCTTAACAGCAAATTGCAAAGCTGCGAAATATCCTGGAaaatgaagaacaaattcaatcaaataaaaatgttatttgtaAACTAAAGAAAACCTAAACTGACGTAGAAAAACAAAATAATGAGTGACATTCAGAATCATAAACATAGCACAATAAATTATTATTCCTGTGACAAATTGCATACCTATTTAATGGAACGCTTGTTACTGTGGAAACTTGTAGTATGTTTTGGAATACAAACTGTAGAGAGATTTGTAAGCAATATAATGCATGCAATTTTGAACCAAGAACCGTTATGAAAACTGTCTCTCGTGCTATCTTTCCCGCTTGCAAAGGAACACTAAATTCCCATCCAACGATGGCAGCATGATAGAGTTGTATATAAATGGCATTAGTAGTGGCAGCATGATAGGGTAATATTCCCATCCAATGGTGGCGATTAAAACTTTTAGAACTGCAGAACTACATCGAATACTTCTATTGCCAAAACGACTGCCTCACGTTCTCTGAGTTTTCAGCATTTATAATGttaaaatgcatttgattttaGTTTGCATTCATGTTCACCATTTTTAAAGCATTGTAATGTTTAATGCATTAGATTTTattaatgcatttgattttattttgcaTTCAGTTTTTCACGTTCTCCGAATTTTCAGCATTTATAATGttaaaatgcatttgattttatttgtattttgCATTCACGTTTTAGAGGTTTAAATTTTAGGGAATTGAATTTTAAAGGACAGGATTCAAAGATGTCACCTAAATTCGAGGAGATGATTTTGTGTACACGGATGGCTGACATCCATACTGTGACTGTAGGGAAGCCTCTCAGCTTAATAAATTCTTGAAAAAACACTTAGACATGAAAATTGAAGgagatttgaaaaaaatataaaacttgaaCACTCATTCCCATTTGATGATTTTTTCCCACCTCTTTGCTATCTTCCACTAAAGCTCTATGGTTGTGCATTCTTCCCAATAAGTTCTTGTATTATTTATATTAtactattttatttcatttaagtgTGTAACAAAAATGGTAGCATAGATGTTTTTGAGTTTGGATTAACATTTAGAATTGCATTAGCTTGAATGTTTTCAAAGAAATTTTAACAAATCTATTTTATTTGAGATCACAATTATTTtagtaataatattaaataattaatatttcttATCTATTCTTCCACATTTTAGCATACTTACCTTTCTAGAAACATTGTAACGAGAGGtactaaaattaatttattttttatgatctaatatccATATTCTAATCTAAGGATTTTATTTTTGTATAATTAGAAGATGACTAGAAAAGGTTATGACATTTGGATTTAGAATTattgattgtattttttttaaatgtgtgaaacctttttcaaattaattttatttatatcttGTAATTATTGTAGTCTAATATCATATATTTCACATGCCTTATTTGTGCTTCTTATTGACATCTCACCTTATCAAAGATGCCAATTTTTGCACAAATAGGCACAAACAAATAGAAGCTAAAATATATAGAATTTGGATTCCTAACTACTAATTGATTAACATTCTTTAATTTCTTTTGTCATACAAATAACTACCTTTTTTATGCTTTCATATTTTGCAtagaataaattttaaaaataataaattaatatataattttaaaaactagCAATTGCGCCTTAGTGTGCAAtaggtatgccaaagaggtgtggaaggtcaattagggaataAATTTGGTCAAtgtttttgcataaatttgtgtagtatGTAAGATCAATTGGTAGGCCAAATTTGGAGAATAATGTTCATTATGAAagaaaggtctcaatggagaagtgaagGTTTCAAATCCACTTTGAATCCTCTTACAAGGTTCTAATTATAACTAAAACAAAACTTTTCAATTAGCAAGGTAATCAAGCTCCATAACCaacaagctcatgttatgtttgcaatcatGTGAGAGGGAGAGAGTGGTGGGGGTGGaataaagagagaaagagagaggtaaagagatagagatggagattagatgaatatgaagatggagaaagaggagagagagatggagaaaaggagagagatatggaaggaaaaagagagaatagattaggattagatagatgtggaagagagagagagagagagagagagagagagagagagagagagagagagagagagagagagagagagagagagagatggaaagatggATATAAAGACAAAAATAGATATGAATATATAGGTTTAaaaggagggatagggagagagagatggatatatagagggatacatgtatatagatagagAGGGGACAAAAATATAAAGGTAGAaaggaagatagagtgagagaggaagaggataagatagatagagagataaagggatgtagagagatataaatatataaatatagggAGATAAAGAGGTCTATAGAGGAATATCGggagataaagagatatatagatggtgagataagagtaatagagatataaagatataaggagacatagagagagggagagatggaaagatggagagagatacaaagattaatatatagatatatagagagaACTAGAGCTAGACAAATAGATATGAAGGGAGAGGAAGCGAAATATGGGAAGATAGAGGAATAGATAGACAGAAATTGGAAGAGGAGTGAGAGATGCATATATACAAGAAAAGAAGGGTAGAGAGAGTATTTATAAAGAGATAGATAGTGGGATATAGAGGGAATGAGGGTGGGAGAGatagggagaaatagagagagagggagagatatagatagagggaaatataaagaaatgaagagggatggggagagagagaaagatgcagagagggagggagaaacgaggaatgtgtgcttatgagttagagagagagaataagtagagagaaataaaaataaaaatttaaagataattattatacaataaattaaaatttaacaagaaaaatatataaattaaattatcttttaaaattattatttttaacttagtaagacaaaataattaaaattaaattttcacTTAATGTAAATTAAACCTTAAAACGAGAAGATGAttagaataatttaataaaaaagaaGATAGAATCACGATTATATATCGtagaatattaaattaaaatatattcttatcaaaagaagatagaaataaaacatatatttctaattcaaaaaataagtattctaaaataattaaaattttaataagacaaataagtaATAACTGTAAATTAAACGATTtctaataattataatttttatttgtagttttattaaaaaatataaataattaaaataagattttcacttaatgaaaaattaatcattTTAAAAAGTACAAAAAtagctatttttttattttttaataattttgtcttTTCCACTTTTGAAACTTACAAAAAAGTATAGAACATTCAAATAAAACATATACCATTTAAAGATAttaatattaaaagaaaaaaatggtAGATATTTCTTTTGTACACATTTATTTTCTcattaatcatattaaaatatttttttagtttggaatcatattttttaaaattaatattaatgtaaacGTGTGATTTAGATCAATTTAATCGACTTGCATCCTTCTAGTCAACTTTAAACCATTGATTTCAGTAAGGAAGTTGAAAACTTCATATAGGGTATGCCTTCGACATAATAACTAAATAGATAAAATTGAgactaaattaaatttaaataaagcaagagaaaaaaattaaagaaaaaattactttaaaataaatgaataatcactcattaaaatttaaaaattaattaaatattaaaatctaaATTCAAAATAACTTTACATTCTAATTGTTTTTTTGTGCATAcaaatcatttcatttcatattctaaaatgaatattaaattctaattttttaataaataactaAAAATTATATCTAATGAAAAATATTCCAATTTATTAAAATTACCTTTTATCACAAAATTCAGTTTAAAACATACtccaattaattttatttatttattaaatgattagtaaattaaatatataatatataaaataaatatatactaAATAAAAATGCATTCTAAGAAAACCAATTTTAATAGTAGAatcaaattgaaagtaaaataagAGGAATAACATTTGAAATGCAATAATTAGGATTTGCAATTTTTTGGGTGCAAATTTCGAAGGATATGGCGCAACTCACAAGTAAATGGGCAGTTGGATCGAACGGGAAAACACACACAAGGGTCATCCGAAGTACTAAGGTTCTAACACTACAAAAAGATGGCCTTTCGCGATGGGAAATCAGAAACCCTAATTCACTGGAAAGTAAATAGCAGTTGTATCCTATGAATGAGAAAACATGGTGAAGTAAAGAAAACAAGCCAATTTCTTGTTATGCTCATCGTGGGTGCAAACTATAGGTTCCAAAATGTTtggttaggaattcttaccctaggTATGCTCCTattcccaccccccccccccccctctccacTTGGTCAAACACTCAGGGCCATACCCTGCCAGCATCGtaccttgagcaccctaagtgcaaaacattgtcaaaatttgataggttttatctcgaaatctgtggcacctatgtataatccatttgaacctatagggtcacatgagggtttCCTATAATAGCATGTATGGTTAGCTAATATTATATGATTTTGTAACCATTCTATGAAATTGTTTATCTGATTTGAAAGAAGAATACTCCATTTCCATGTTCTTTTGATAGGAGAAACAATGTGCAAGGTTCTTGGATGATTTTCCTACAAAACATTTCACTTTTTTGTTATAGTAACTCTCTCctaaaaatacaatttaaataCCAACTTCACATGTTAGGTAAGAAGTTAATCTCTATTTTTTGGACAAAACTTTTGCTTACCAAgaaatgagggttttctttttctttaattttCAACTACTAAGTCCTTGTTATTTTCCTCATCAGAATCCAAGTCAATCAATAGCTTATTGCCCAAAGATTGATTTAAACTAAACGTTTTATTAAAAGGGCATCTCTTAATTGAAACAATATTTGTTTCCTCAAAATGACAAGCACTCATGTTTTTTACATGCCCAGATCTTCCAAACATATCAGCCTCCATGTACGACTTCACTATGTATTTGAACAAAACAAAATCTCCCATTTTCAAACTGTGATAATTGGCAAATTCTTTCCAACTACGTTCAAATTCCAATTTATGGTTTTCTTTCTTTAACTCCACCTCCCACTCCTATCCATTTGGGCTATGTAACACCATATGGGAAAGCATGTGATTGTATTTCTCATCTATGAACTGTGAAACAATTGTAGGAGGAATGTGGTGCATG from Cryptomeria japonica chromosome 3, Sugi_1.0, whole genome shotgun sequence harbors:
- the LOC131874117 gene encoding uncharacterized protein LOC131874117 gives rise to the protein MPNQSPLLLLAPTGVATFNIGASTIHSKLRIPIQDFSQLEGTRLTTFQEELSYVKYILIDEMSFIGEKLLESIDSHLRQAFPQNSDLTFAGVSIILVGDLGQLPLVKDKPTYESSRRAKILWKKIYSLKQPIARSIAKKHGTVNATKGSSHDELDMELLISKNARVMLTSNLWIEAGLVNGALGYIQKIVYKPGSMPPEPPTYVMVKFDNYSIFLFDDRNPETVSISIRQRGSTVQIPLRLAWALTIHKSQGLTLAKATIDIGPTERTGMTFVAISHRVRYIYDISVDFGPLPLKLYRRSPVNGEQ